In Lepidochelys kempii isolate rLepKem1 chromosome 8, rLepKem1.hap2, whole genome shotgun sequence, a single genomic region encodes these proteins:
- the BARHL2 gene encoding barH-like 2 homeobox protein: MEGSSGSSFGIDTILSTNGSGSPGMMNGDFRQLNSDARTADFRNQATPSPCSEIDTVGTAPSSPISVTMEHPEQHLVQEHHHLHHSQQQQQQSLQQSPQQQQQLGSGNSAPRTSTSSFLIKDILGDSKPLAACAPYSTSVSSPHHTPKQEGNAANESFRPKLEQEDSKTKLDKRDDTQNDLKCHGTKEEGDREITSSRDSPPVRAKKPRKARTAFSDHQLNQLERSFERQKYLSVQDRMDLAAALNLTDTQVKTWYQNRRTKWKRQTAVGLELLAEAGNYSALQRMFPSPYFYHPSLLGSMDSTTAAAAAAAMYSSMYRTPPAPHPQLQRPLVPRVLIHGLGPGGQPALNPLASPIPGTPHPR; this comes from the exons ATGGAAGGATCTAGCGGGTCGAGCTTTGGAATAGACACGATTTTGTCTACTAACGGCTCAGGCAGCCCCGGCATGATGAACGGAGACTTTCGCCAGCTCAACAGCGATGCCAGGACTGCGGATTTTAGAAACCAGGCCACCCCGTCCCCTTGTTCGGAGATAGACACAGTAGGGACGGCTCCCTCGTCCCCCATCTCCGTCACCATGGAGCACCCTGAGCAGCATCTGGTGCAAGAGCATCACCATCTCCatcacagccagcagcagcagcagcaaagtttGCAGCAATCACCCCAACAGCAACAACAGTTGGGCTCAGGCAACTCTGCCCCCAGGACTTCCACctcttcttttttaattaaagacaTTTTGGGCGACAGCAAACCGCTGGCGGCTTGTGCACCTTACAGCACCAGTGTCTCCTCTCCCCATCACACCCCAAAACAAGAGGGCAACGCAGCCAACGAGAGCTTCAGGCCAAAACTAGAGCAGGAGGACAGCAAAACCAAACTAGACAAACGCGACGATACGCAGAATGATCTCAAATGCCACG GGACAAAAGAAGAGGGCGACCGGGAGATTACAAGTAGCCGGGATAGCCCCCCAGTCCGAGCGAAGAAACCTCGGAAGGCGAGGACGGCCTTTTCGGACCATCAGCTCAATCAGCTGGAGAGGAGCTTCGAGCGGCAGAAGTATTTGAGCGTGCAAGACCGCATGGACCTGGCTGCGGCTCTCAACCTGACCGACACGCAGGTCAAAACCTGGTACCAGAACCGGAG GACGAAGTGGAAGCGGCAGACGGCTGTGGGACTGGAGCTGCTGGCCGAAGCCGGGAATTATTCCGCTCTCCAGAGGATGTTCCCCTCTCCCTATTTCTACCACCCGAGCTTGCTGGGCAGCATGGACAGCACGACAGCGGCTGCAGCGGCCGCGGCCATGTACAGCAGCATGTACCGGACTCCCCCAGCTCCGCACCCTCAGCTCCAGCGGCCCCTCGTGCCCCGCGTGCTCATCCACGGCCTGGGGCCCGGGGGTCAGCCCGCTCTCAACCCCTTGGCCAGCCCTATCCCGGGTACCCCGCACCCCCGGTGA